In Bombus affinis isolate iyBomAffi1 chromosome 11, iyBomAffi1.2, whole genome shotgun sequence, one genomic interval encodes:
- the LOC126921974 gene encoding L-threonine ammonia-lyase isoform X1, translating into MRDLNRKSNGEDHSNGQDFDLIAESRNNDIDSSTLYNNEEILDPYCVEENPQKITFEDITSAAFKIKCGIVNTPCVKSRLSDAMGIDLYLKKDFLQTTGSFKERGARYALVMLTEEQKKIGVISASLGNHALALSYHGYKLNIPVTVVMPVLAPIMKIAACRQYGANVIVDGLDMGEAKGIALRQAKENGLTYINGYDHPDIMAGQGTLGLEIVEQVPDIDAVVVPIGGGGLIAGVALAVKTLQPNVQIIGVESERCPSFYKARKADRPTYTRIDSTLADGLAVPKVGYNAFATANPLIDKLVVVKEEWIAIAILKLVENEKCIVEGAGATGLAAILAGHLEELKGKRVVLLLCGGNIDTTILGRCLERGLAAEGRLLKFTVTVSDRPGGIAELCRMLASIGVSIKDIMHERAWIMSDIFSVDVKVVCETRDRDHAEQLKNMLHQNYQRVVFGTSDMSALNLPVSM; encoded by the exons ATGAGGGATTTGAACCGAAAGTCTAACGGAGAGGACCATAGCAACGGTCAAGATTTCGATTTGATCGCGGAAAGTAGAAACAACGATATCGACTCATCAACGCTTTAC AACAACGAGGAAATTCTCGATCCATACTGCGTCGAGGAAAATCCCCAAAAGATTACTTTCGAGGACATCACTTCCGCTGCGTTCAAAATCAAATGTGGAATCGTCAACACTCCTTGCGTG AAATCGCGTCTGTCAGATGCGATGGGTATCGATTTGTATTTGAAGAAAGACTTCCTCCAAACAACTGGAAGTTTCAAAGAACGTGGCGCGAGGTATGCTTTGGTGATGCTGACCGAGGAACAGAAGAAGATCGGCGTGATCTCGGCTTCGTTGGGAAATCATGCACTCGCTCTCTCTTATCACGGGTACAAGCTTAATATACCAGTGACCGTAGTGATGCCGGTGCTGGCACCGATCATGAAGATCGCCGCTTGCCGTCAATATGGTGCGAATGTAATCGTCGATGGTCTGGATATGGGTGAGGCAAAGGGTATCGCGCTGCGACAGGCGAAAGAGAATGGGCTGACGTATATAAATGG GTACGATCACCCAGATATTATGGCAGGACAAGGAACTCTAGGTCTTGAGATCGTGGAGCAGGTACCAGATATAGATGCAGTGGTCGTTCCCATCGGAGGAGGTGGTTTGATCGCGGGGGTAGCTCTGGCCGTGAAAACCCTCCAACCAAATGTACAGATCATC GGCGTTGAGTCGGAAAGATGTCCTAGTTTCTATAAGGCCCGAAAGGCAGATCGACCTACCTACACTCGTATAGATTCAACTTTGGCCGATGGCCTTGCTGTTCCTAAGGTTGGATACAATGCTTTTGCCACCGCGAATCCGTTGATCGACAAATTAGTCGTGGTGAAGGAAGAGTGGATAGCAATCGCGATCCTGAAGCTGGTCGAGAACGAGAAATGTATCGTCGAGGGTGCTGGAGCGACCGGCCTCGCCGCTATTTTGGCTGGTCACCTGGAAGAACTGAAAGGCAAAAG AGTGGTGTTGCTTCTATGCGGAGGAAATATCGACACAACGATCCTAGGTAGGTGTTTGGAGCGTGGACTAGCAGCGGAAGGCCGGCTTTTGAAGTTTACAGTGACTGTGTCCGATCGACCGGGCGGAATCGCAGAGCTCTGTAGAATGCTGGCCAGCATCGGTGTCTCGATAAAGGACATCATGCACGAGCGGGCTTGGATTATGTCGGACATCTTCAGCGTGGACGTGAAAGTGGTCTGCGAGACTAGAGACCGGGATCACGCGGAACAATTGAAGAACATGTTGCATCAAAATTATCAGCGGGTTGTGTTCGGCACTAGTGACATGTCCGCTCTGAACTTACCTGTGAGCATGTAA
- the LOC126921974 gene encoding L-threonine ammonia-lyase isoform X2: MNNEEILDPYCVEENPQKITFEDITSAAFKIKCGIVNTPCVKSRLSDAMGIDLYLKKDFLQTTGSFKERGARYALVMLTEEQKKIGVISASLGNHALALSYHGYKLNIPVTVVMPVLAPIMKIAACRQYGANVIVDGLDMGEAKGIALRQAKENGLTYINGYDHPDIMAGQGTLGLEIVEQVPDIDAVVVPIGGGGLIAGVALAVKTLQPNVQIIGVESERCPSFYKARKADRPTYTRIDSTLADGLAVPKVGYNAFATANPLIDKLVVVKEEWIAIAILKLVENEKCIVEGAGATGLAAILAGHLEELKGKRVVLLLCGGNIDTTILGRCLERGLAAEGRLLKFTVTVSDRPGGIAELCRMLASIGVSIKDIMHERAWIMSDIFSVDVKVVCETRDRDHAEQLKNMLHQNYQRVVFGTSDMSALNLPVSM, from the exons ATG AACAACGAGGAAATTCTCGATCCATACTGCGTCGAGGAAAATCCCCAAAAGATTACTTTCGAGGACATCACTTCCGCTGCGTTCAAAATCAAATGTGGAATCGTCAACACTCCTTGCGTG AAATCGCGTCTGTCAGATGCGATGGGTATCGATTTGTATTTGAAGAAAGACTTCCTCCAAACAACTGGAAGTTTCAAAGAACGTGGCGCGAGGTATGCTTTGGTGATGCTGACCGAGGAACAGAAGAAGATCGGCGTGATCTCGGCTTCGTTGGGAAATCATGCACTCGCTCTCTCTTATCACGGGTACAAGCTTAATATACCAGTGACCGTAGTGATGCCGGTGCTGGCACCGATCATGAAGATCGCCGCTTGCCGTCAATATGGTGCGAATGTAATCGTCGATGGTCTGGATATGGGTGAGGCAAAGGGTATCGCGCTGCGACAGGCGAAAGAGAATGGGCTGACGTATATAAATGG GTACGATCACCCAGATATTATGGCAGGACAAGGAACTCTAGGTCTTGAGATCGTGGAGCAGGTACCAGATATAGATGCAGTGGTCGTTCCCATCGGAGGAGGTGGTTTGATCGCGGGGGTAGCTCTGGCCGTGAAAACCCTCCAACCAAATGTACAGATCATC GGCGTTGAGTCGGAAAGATGTCCTAGTTTCTATAAGGCCCGAAAGGCAGATCGACCTACCTACACTCGTATAGATTCAACTTTGGCCGATGGCCTTGCTGTTCCTAAGGTTGGATACAATGCTTTTGCCACCGCGAATCCGTTGATCGACAAATTAGTCGTGGTGAAGGAAGAGTGGATAGCAATCGCGATCCTGAAGCTGGTCGAGAACGAGAAATGTATCGTCGAGGGTGCTGGAGCGACCGGCCTCGCCGCTATTTTGGCTGGTCACCTGGAAGAACTGAAAGGCAAAAG AGTGGTGTTGCTTCTATGCGGAGGAAATATCGACACAACGATCCTAGGTAGGTGTTTGGAGCGTGGACTAGCAGCGGAAGGCCGGCTTTTGAAGTTTACAGTGACTGTGTCCGATCGACCGGGCGGAATCGCAGAGCTCTGTAGAATGCTGGCCAGCATCGGTGTCTCGATAAAGGACATCATGCACGAGCGGGCTTGGATTATGTCGGACATCTTCAGCGTGGACGTGAAAGTGGTCTGCGAGACTAGAGACCGGGATCACGCGGAACAATTGAAGAACATGTTGCATCAAAATTATCAGCGGGTTGTGTTCGGCACTAGTGACATGTCCGCTCTGAACTTACCTGTGAGCATGTAA
- the LOC126921951 gene encoding kinesin-related protein 4-like isoform X2, with protein sequence MSYVEEGTKARKTASTLQNPSSSRSHALLTIAVAEESQCVGNSVCSRKKEISPRGGSKLRLVDLAGSESAATCSGVHRLKEGANINKSLVALGNVISALAERGTTGSGSGRRFIPYRDSSLTWLLKDALGGNATTIMLATISPASGSYNETAHTLRFAQRAQSVVNRPVVNEDPVARIIRELRAEVARLKSLLLEKNAEAATNALCCCQKNRPNCNTNTDRSSKEAEAESTERSTRRNSGEKSQEEEAIVAGSRIEEEKRPKSVVSVRRSNSSDSVTTYEVGSSKKKFGSLEFLATSDRFNRAKVTELNDEEDEVSEIHESVFVDIPTLVAVLIKPDNNLQESSVQIEEICSDEVVEEESIDVDFEAANDDHEAFGEFEKLDSIDHDDRSSSVNSCHTFGDIEAEAYQNSESHQVKSASKPKQRPKFRKQDSVHVFPTSVLSNLHTLKKFGSVEAIQKNRDPVFSLERSHTNLEKRCTVPDRVKKLNNIREIDDQKISNRGNWSKEQLQRKGSNDSDKSLKESNNQPGSKIKNYARKPSLENLKRKTSKDSSSSSSKDEQILISSLARDKLLRRKNSLDQEPSIRNHTPIQRVKRAEIVAAVTERLYSSRKNVEDVPGMRSPPDTGEVKSMAKLKLQEISRKMLGKRRRVCVDTQTDCSRTIRMKDTASLTETPRIVYQDVAVLTDDHQDCEYVLSQKTPVLRVKETATSTEKPKTNIVRCKDVGSLANDLEEYDYEIHSPRNDSGILSDDTQNYAESNLSSTEVSDLCQEADRRVAYAESSTNTSMFSSCRSFAVQTPRSEVFGQSLPQNKAPACARRCCNSIKDSQSHSSINNSEKSVISISLPDTINITIETMNTVDSRIAVPDNEASQQNEKRSTKDEEAQTNEWNDLRNEIFCSKDQTTSTPSQADSRVFRIENIFQDPNNAAKYSRTDPNRMQGTRIRNSITFRNSLGTSYVPQSKKHEPSPREVQAEGFIRDGLITEAFINRKRSFNLERTPSSAVYQDPWRNWQVPMSLVNTIHPIDSSKGLGVIPSSWQPEVSEIPLVEQSLSHRNYVEESQVDFEMDNIEEISKMKPSSCNIKLNNNMDHEHGFSDDSLDYNESNVCSESMILKGEQMLEQRENFCPPDVVAHTKKDCSKSIEEKNESINDFEDNQVEFPKKNLTESTEAINIHDYKFLILGRPCYNYEETNDESNIYLNHAKSSGKKKVSFSNPNVLEKKLTCEPSGTLKSIIKKRMKKNMSEVLNSVHSSNDETDDSQQEERINLTLESERKGESASSEEDKEDQDSVKFEGNSKQNRKKVKFSVEESSENTCSESDSYENVEEDEEDEEEDDDDDDNDETEKIMLDRAGRNVLEEYLSEAVTFMRNLNSISEYVNGTSMLERNPLSWTSVGCGRGGQRGGRRRSCLSSWNRDYSEFVGRKVNPKNDDDTMMCTDSYERCMKGIQRLEDCIRRVDKHNELLRKKYGINCESAGARLDLASPSTEPRASKTNDDFEILRETESPLGRGSSVVEQKEEDDLEKKIFNQLMNVANSIRYGNSNKLQSRLLASSESNSRSPSCGSKFREKYRYAMKEPFCGDVKGNFSLEETSDDRKDLTTYEITGNLSVEKTCPAEQKNDDLDSIMEEDFLSLRRFNRSSWLTDLDRPTFRTDRQDDSSKYSFLSKYKVNDSRTSDTTDSLGKMYNIRGSFPKQRVLTDSARKRFQETDDYSRRTRDGCCRVCACSKDHSDIESTPGEIMHLRDKLKYPGSPRARFLELLRERRRIVECSRGTSAS encoded by the exons CGATCTCGCCAGCAAGCGGAAGTTACAACGAGACCGCGCACACGCTGCGATTCGCGCAGAGAGCTCAAAGCGTGGTCAATCGGCCGGTGGTCAACGAGGATCCCGTGGCGAGAATCATCCGCGAGTTGAGAGCTGAGGTGGCCCGATTAAAGTCTTTATTGTTAGAAAAG AACGCAGAAGCAGCTACGAACGCGTTGTGTTGTTGCCAGAAGAATCGACCAAACTGCAATACGAATACAGATCGATCATCAAAAGAAGCCGAGGCAGAATCAACTGAACGATCCACCCGGCGAAATTCGGGAGAAAAATCCCAAGAGGAGGAAGCAATAGTAGCTGGATCGAggatagaagaagaaaaaagaccGAAGAGCGTCGTTTCAGTTCGAAGATCCAATTCCAGCGACAGCGTTACCACGTACGAGGTCGGTTCGTCCAAAAAGAAATTCGGTTCACTAGAATTTTTGGCGACGAGCGATCGCTTCAACCGAGCAAAGGTGACGGAGTTGAACGACGAAGAAGACGAAGTGAGCGAGATCCACGAGTCCGTGTTCGTCGACATCCCCACATTGGTTGCGGTTTTGATCAAGCCGGATAACAATCTGCAAGAATCCTCGGTTCAGATCGAGGAGATTTGTTCGGACGAGGTTGTGGAAGAAGAATCGATCGATGTGGATTTCGAGGCGGCTAACGACGATCACGAAGCGTTCGGCGAGTTTGAAAAACTGGACAGTATCGATCACGATGATAGAAGCAGCTCTGTGAACTCGTGTCACACTTTTGGGGACATCGAAGCGGAGGCTTATCAAAATTCCGAAAGTCATCAAGTAAAATCAGCTTCCAAACCTAAGCAAAGGCCGAAGTTTCGTAAGCAGGATTCGGTGCACGTGTTTCCAACCTCTGTTCTTTCCAATCTACACACGTTGAAGAAATTTGGTTCGGTGGAGGCGATCCAGAAGAATAGAGATCCTGTATTCTCGTTGGAAAGATCTCATACAAATTTAGAGAAACGTTGTACGGTTCCTGATAGGGTGAAGAAGTTAAACAATATCCGGGAGATCGATGATCAGAAGATATCGAATAGAGGTAACTGGTCCAAAGAACAGCTTCAACGAAAAGGTAGCAACGATTCGGATAAGAGTCTAAAAGAATCCAACAACCAACCTGGATCGAAGATAAAAAACTACGCGAGGAAGCCTAGTTTGGAGAACCTGAAGAGAAAGACTAGCAAGGATAGCAGTTCGAGTAGTTCGAAAGACGAACAGATTCTGATTTCGAGTCTGGCTCGAGATAAACTATTGCGTAGAAAGAATTCGTTAGACCAAGAGCCTTCCATCAGGAACCACACGCCTATTCAAAGAGTCAAACGCGCTGAAATCGTGGCGGCAGTTACGGAGAGACTGTACTCGAGTAGAAAAAACGTGGAGGATGTTCCAGGGATGCGATCTCCTCCAGACACAGGCGAGGTAAAGTCTATGGCCAAGTTGAAGCTGCAGGAGATCTCGAGGAAGATGCTGGGTAAACGTAGACGAGTCTGCGTTGACACTCAGACGGACTGCTCGAGGACTATTCGTATGAAGGACACTGCGTCTCTTACAGAAACGCCACGGATAGTCTACCAGGATGTTGCAGTTCTAACAGATGATCACCAAGACTGCGAATACGTTTTGAGTCAAAAGACACCTGTTTTGAGAGTGAAAGAGACTGCTACTTCGACGGAGAAACCTAAGACGAACATTGTTAGATGTAAAGACGTGGGAAGTTTGGCGAACGATCTCGAAGAATACGATTACGAAATTCACTCCCCGCGCAATGACTCTGGAATTCTTTCGGACGACACTCAAAATTACGCGGAGAGCAATTTAAGTAGCACAGAGGTGTCTGATCTATGTCAAGAAGCTGACAGAAGAGTGGCATACGCAGAAAGTTCGACGAATACGAGTATGTTCTCTTCTTGTCGTAGCTTTGCGGTACAGACACCGCGATCGGAAGTCTTTGGTCAATCATTACCACAGAACAAAGCTCCTGCCTGCGCAAGACGATGTTGCAACTCCATCAAAGATTCTCAAAGTCATTCATCGATTAATAATTCTGAAAAAAGTGTAATTTCTATTTCACTACCGGATACCATCAACATTACCATCGAAACCATGAATACCGTAGATTCTAGGATCGCTGTACCGGACAACGAGGCATCGCAACAAAATGAGAAACGTTCTACGAAGGATGAGGAAGCTCAAACCAACGAATGGAACGATCTTCGTAACGAGATCTTCTGTTCGAAGGATCAGACCACATCGACGCCTAGCCAAGCCGATAGCAGGGTATTCCGAATCGAGAACATCTTTCAGGACCCTAACAACGCGGCCAAGTATTCGAGAACAGATCCGAATCGAATGCAGGGGACGAGGATAAGGAATTCCATTACTTTCAGGAATTCCCTAGGGACATCGTACGTGCCCCAATCGAAGAAGCACGAGCCCTCTCCGAGAGAAGTTCAGGCTGAAGGATTTATCAGGGATGGATTAATCACGGAGGCGTTTATCAACCGGAAGCGCAGTTTTAATTTGGAAAGAACACCTAGTTCGGCCGTTTACCAGGATCCTTGGAGGAACTGGCAAGTTCCTATGTCCTTGGTTAACACGATCCATCCGATAGATTCTTCGAAGGGTTTGGGAGTTATCCCATCTTCTTGGCAACCGGAAGTCAGCGAAATTCCACTGGTCGAACAAAGTTTGTCGCATAGAAACTACGTTGAAGAATCACAGGTGGATTTTGAGATGGATAACATCGAAGAGATCTCGAAGATGAAGCCTTCTTcttgtaatattaaattaaataataatatggatCATGAACATGGTTTTTCAGATGATAGTTTGGACTATAACGAGAGTAACGTATGTAGCGAGTCGATGATACTGAAAGGCGAACAGATGCTTGAACAGCGTGAGAATTTTTGTCCACCTGACGTAGTAGCGCATACTAAAAAAGATTGTTCAAAATCTATCGAAGAGAAGAACGAATCTATTAACGATTTCGAAGACAATCAAGTGGAATTCCCTAAGAAGAATCTTACAGAGTCAACAGAAGCTATTAATATACACGATTACAAATTTTTGATCTTGGGCAGGCCTTGTTATAACTATGAAGAAACCAATGACGAATCTAATATTTACTTGAATCATGCGAAAAGTTCGGGGAAGAAGAAAGTATCCTTTTCCAACCCCAACGTCCTCGAAAAGAAGTTAACTTGTGAACCATCAGGAACCTTGAAGTCTATCATTAAAAAGAGGATGAAGAAAAACATGTCCGAAGTTCTAAACTCGGTACATTCTTCCAACGATGAAACTGACGATTCTCAACAAGAGGAAAGGATCAATTTAACCTTGGAAAGCGAACGGAAAGGTGAGTCTGCGAGTTCAGAAGAAGACAAAGAAGATCAGGATTCGGTGAAATTCGAGGGAAATTCGAAGCAGAATCGCAAGAAGGTCAAGTTCTCCGTGGAAGAATCATCGGAGAACACGTGCAGTGAGTCGGACAGCTACGAGAATGTGGAGGAGGATGAGGAGGATGAGGAGGaggacgatgacgacgacgacaacgacgagaCAGAAAAGATCATGCTCGATCGTGCGGGCAGGAACGTTCTCGAAGAGTATCTGAGCGAGGCGGTGACCTTCATGCGAAATCTGAACTCTATCAGCGAGTACGTGAACGGGACGAGCATGCTCGAGAG AAATCCCTTGTCATGGACATCTGTGGGTTGTGGGCGAGGTGGACAACGAGGTGGTCGCCGACGTAGCTGTCTCTCCTCCTGGAATCGCGATTACTCGGAATTCGTAGGTCGTAAGGTCAATCCAAAGAACGACGATGATACAATGATGTGCACGGATTCTTACGAGAGGTGTATGAAGGGCATCCAGAGGTTGGAGGACTGCATTCGGAGAGTTGACAAGCACAACGAGCTGCTTAGGAAAAAATATGGCATTAATTGCGAATCTGCTGGCGCTAGACTGGATCTAGCGAGTCCTAGCACAGAGCCTCGCGCGTCGAAGACGAACGATGACTTCGAGATTCTTCGTGAAACGGAAAGTCCCTTGGGAAGGGGTTCCAGTGTTGTAGAACAGAAAGAAGAAGACGATTTGGAGAAGAAAATCTTCAATCAGTTGATGAATGTCGCCAATTCCATCCGTTAcggaaattctaataaacttcaATCTCGTTTACTCGCTTCATCCGAATCTAACTCGAGGAGTCCCAGCTGTGGCTCGAAATTTCGTGAGAAATATCGTTACGCTATGAAAGAACCATTCTGCGGGGATGTTAAAGGAAATTTCAGTTTGGAAGAGACTTCGGACGATCGCAAAGATCTCACCACGTACGAAATAACAGGGAATCTATCCGTTGAAAAGACTTGTCCCGCCGAACAGAAGAACGATGACTTGGACTCTATTATGGAAGAAGATTTCTTATCTCTGAGAAGATTTAATCGTTCCTCTTGGTTAACTGATTTAGATCGTCCAACATTTAGGACAGATAGACAGGACGACTCGAGCAAGTACAGTTTTCTTTCGAAATACAAAGTAAACGATTCAAGGACCTCTGATACCACTGACTCTTTGGGGAAAATGTACAATATAAGGGGAAGCTTCCCCAAGCAACGAGTGTTGACCGACAGCGCGCGGAAAAGATTTCAAGAAACGGACGATTATTCGCGAAGAACCAGGGACGGATGTTGCAGGGTGTGCGCGTGTTCGAAAGATCACTCGGATATCGAGAGTACGCCCGGCGAAATCATGCATCTCAGGGATAAATTGAAATATCCCGGAAGTCCCAGGGCAAGATTTCTGGAGCTTCTTCGGGAGAGGCGGCGAATAGTCGAGTGCAGCCGTGGCACGAGTGCCTCTTGA